Proteins from one Staphylococcus sp. IVB6214 genomic window:
- a CDS encoding cyclophilin-like fold protein: MTRISLTVGDKTFHAALDHNPTTQKLLENLPITISMTDLHHNEKYYTFDTLFPTQQEAIQTIQSGDLMLYGSDTLVLFYEDFSTPYTYTRLGRLLDNTGLRETLGHGDVTITINKDI; encoded by the coding sequence ATGACACGTATTTCACTGACAGTTGGAGACAAAACATTTCATGCAGCACTTGATCACAATCCGACAACACAAAAGCTTTTAGAGAACTTACCAATCACGATTTCAATGACAGACTTGCATCACAACGAAAAATACTATACGTTCGATACATTATTTCCTACACAACAAGAAGCCATACAAACCATTCAATCTGGAGACTTGATGCTATATGGCTCAGATACACTTGTCCTATTTTACGAAGACTTTTCAACACCTTACACCTATACAAGATTAGGGCGTTTGTTAGATAACACAGGCCTTCGTGAAACTTTAGGGCATGGCGATGTCACAATCACAATTAACAAAGACATATAA
- a CDS encoding DUF523 domain-containing protein: MIGISACLIGEAVRYDGGHKQQDALKQLIDRGEAIAICPEVLGGLSVPREPSEMINGDGLSVWKGHREVRTQSGRDVTQAFKLGAQEALQILQQYHIDTVILKDGSPSCGSTEVYDGQFNGTKIQGVGVTTALFQQHGIHVYNEHNWYTMFLK, translated from the coding sequence ATGATTGGGATAAGTGCGTGTTTAATTGGAGAAGCGGTTCGTTATGATGGCGGTCATAAGCAACAAGATGCATTGAAGCAGTTGATCGACCGTGGAGAAGCGATTGCAATTTGTCCAGAAGTACTTGGCGGGTTGTCCGTCCCACGCGAACCCTCGGAAATGATTAATGGGGATGGGTTGTCTGTATGGAAAGGACATCGCGAAGTGCGAACACAATCGGGGAGAGATGTAACGCAAGCTTTTAAACTTGGTGCACAGGAAGCACTCCAAATATTACAACAATATCATATTGATACAGTGATTCTGAAAGACGGTAGTCCGTCTTGTGGCAGTACGGAAGTATACGATGGCCAATTCAATGGCACAAAAATACAAGGTGTTGGTGTGACAACTGCTTTGTTTCAACAACATGGTATCCATGTTTATAATGAACACAATTGGTACACGATGTTTTTAAAATAA
- a CDS encoding NYN domain-containing protein: MKTAILVDGGYYRKRSTNVFGKLTARERANELYSYCNRHLKEDNYGSTTYNELYKIFYYDCPPINKQVFHPLFGKNQDFSKSETKQWTEDFFKELSKKRKVALRLGELNETTVYYNLKHSTTKKLMNKTKNLDQLCENDFTLCLAQKGVDMKIGLDIASLAYKKQVDKIVLISGDSDFVPAAKLARIEGIDFVLDSLGANIKDNLSLHIDGRKTCDKKYLKQTTL, translated from the coding sequence ATGAAAACAGCGATATTGGTAGATGGTGGTTATTATCGTAAAAGAAGTACAAATGTATTTGGAAAATTAACAGCTAGAGAACGTGCAAATGAATTATATAGCTATTGTAATAGGCATTTAAAAGAGGATAATTATGGTTCAACAACATATAATGAGTTGTATAAAATTTTTTACTACGACTGCCCTCCTATAAACAAGCAAGTTTTTCATCCTTTATTTGGGAAAAATCAAGATTTTAGTAAAAGTGAAACCAAACAATGGACAGAAGATTTTTTTAAAGAGCTCTCAAAAAAACGTAAAGTTGCTTTAAGGTTAGGCGAATTAAATGAGACCACTGTATATTACAATCTTAAACATTCAACTACCAAAAAACTAATGAATAAGACTAAGAACTTAGATCAATTATGTGAAAATGATTTTACCCTTTGCCTCGCACAGAAAGGTGTCGATATGAAAATCGGCTTAGATATTGCTTCCTTAGCTTATAAAAAACAAGTTGATAAAATTGTATTGATCTCTGGTGATAGCGACTTTGTTCCTGCTGCTAAGTTAGCACGTATAGAAGGAATCGATTTCGTACTAGATTCTTTAGGGGCAAATATTAAAGATAACCTTTCACTCCATATTGATGGTCGCAAAACTTGTGATAAAAAATACTTAAAACAAACTACACTATAA
- a CDS encoding alpha/beta hydrolase, which translates to MNYIKHVTSEDGTMIHMKVNDIVGESAKANVIIVHGLAESLERYDEITNYLNANQFNVIRYDQRGHGHSGDQQTFYSRIDEIIEDLSAVVEYVKQTFEGKVYLLGHSMGGYTVTLFGTKHPNTVDGIITSGALTRYQLELFGYPDRNIPPETYVNNELGQGVCSDPDVMKKYELDDLNAKRISMGLIFTLLDGVEYLKANAEKFIDNVLILHGKEDGLVSYKDSLQLFDEIGSEHKSIHIYDGLQHEILNESSYNQNIFAEIVAWLENELKR; encoded by the coding sequence ATGAACTACATCAAACATGTAACTTCTGAAGATGGCACGATGATTCATATGAAAGTGAACGATATTGTTGGAGAATCGGCTAAAGCGAACGTCATTATTGTACATGGATTGGCAGAATCATTAGAACGCTATGATGAGATTACGAACTATTTGAATGCGAATCAGTTCAATGTTATTCGTTACGATCAACGTGGTCACGGTCATTCGGGTGACCAACAAACATTTTATAGTCGCATTGATGAGATTATAGAAGACTTATCAGCGGTTGTAGAGTATGTGAAGCAAACATTCGAAGGAAAAGTATACTTGTTAGGGCACAGTATGGGTGGATATACGGTAACACTGTTTGGAACGAAACACCCGAATACGGTTGATGGTATTATTACTTCTGGAGCGTTGACACGTTATCAGTTAGAGTTGTTTGGGTATCCGGATCGCAATATTCCACCTGAAACATATGTGAATAACGAGTTAGGTCAAGGTGTCTGTTCTGATCCAGATGTTATGAAGAAATATGAGCTGGATGATTTGAATGCGAAACGAATTTCGATGGGATTGATTTTTACACTCTTAGATGGTGTTGAATATTTGAAAGCAAATGCTGAAAAGTTCATCGATAATGTTTTAATTTTGCATGGTAAAGAAGACGGGCTTGTAAGTTATAAAGACTCATTACAACTATTCGATGAAATCGGATCTGAACATAAATCGATTCATATATACGATGGCTTACAACATGAAATATTAAACGAAAGTTCATACAATCAAAATATTTTTGCGGAGATTGTTGCTTGGTTAGAAAATGAATTAAAACGATAA
- a CDS encoding IS1182 family transposase, with the protein MYKEYNISQLSLPIETEISFPESDIALIINKLVESIPQETFNQYYNHRGPSSYHPKMMLKIVLYSYTQSVFSGRKMEFLLKDSCRMMWLAQGQVPSYRTINRFRVNPHMIDFIQVLFVGLRAQLLEDKVITEDALYIDGTKIEANANKYTFQWLGSTKHFSKGVIEKSNAVYKQLISEKIIPEIKRESSDELTKEELNRIEMHLDDKNETLTSKIEASQSVEIRKTLRKQRSKVRKYKKAIKDFKDRKIKYDEQMEIYGDRKSYSKTDHDATFMRMKDDHMKNGQLKPGYNLQIATNNQFILAFGVYSNPGDTRTLPSFLKSIKELYGDIPEYIVADAGYGSEQNYTMILDEFEKTLLITYSMYLKEKKRKYKNNPFITANWKYNEIDDYYVCPNNKELHFKSYRKRRDGYGYQRDFKLYKCEDCVGCPLRNECMNYRTNPTTTKSLYKNPTWDYFKAFTNKQLSDPKTKGIYKKRKIDVESAFGNLKANLGFQRLSVRTQSKVECELGIALMAVNIRKLAR; encoded by the coding sequence ATGTATAAAGAGTATAACATTTCTCAGCTTAGTCTGCCAATTGAAACTGAAATTTCTTTTCCCGAGAGTGATATTGCCCTCATTATTAATAAACTTGTAGAATCTATTCCCCAAGAAACTTTTAATCAATATTACAACCATAGAGGTCCTTCATCTTATCATCCTAAAATGATGTTAAAAATCGTTTTATACAGCTATACACAGTCTGTCTTTTCTGGTAGAAAAATGGAATTTCTACTTAAAGATAGTTGTCGTATGATGTGGTTAGCTCAAGGACAAGTCCCTTCATATCGTACAATCAATCGCTTTAGAGTTAATCCACACATGATAGATTTTATACAAGTTCTATTTGTGGGTCTTAGAGCGCAATTATTAGAAGACAAAGTGATTACAGAAGACGCCCTTTATATAGATGGAACGAAGATAGAGGCTAATGCCAATAAATATACTTTTCAATGGCTAGGTAGCACTAAGCATTTTAGTAAAGGGGTTATTGAAAAATCCAATGCGGTGTATAAACAGTTAATTTCAGAGAAGATCATACCTGAAATTAAGAGAGAATCTTCTGATGAACTAACGAAAGAAGAATTAAATCGTATTGAGATGCATTTAGATGATAAAAATGAAACGCTCACTTCTAAAATTGAAGCATCTCAAAGTGTAGAAATAAGAAAGACATTAAGAAAACAAAGAAGTAAAGTTAGAAAATATAAAAAAGCAATCAAAGATTTTAAAGATCGTAAAATAAAATATGATGAGCAGATGGAAATTTATGGTGACAGAAAAAGCTATTCTAAAACAGATCATGATGCGACCTTTATGAGAATGAAAGATGATCATATGAAGAATGGACAATTAAAGCCTGGCTATAATCTGCAGATTGCGACGAACAATCAGTTCATTTTGGCATTTGGTGTGTATAGTAATCCGGGTGATACGCGAACACTTCCTTCTTTTTTAAAATCAATCAAAGAATTATACGGTGACATTCCAGAGTACATTGTAGCTGATGCGGGATATGGTAGCGAACAAAACTATACGATGATTCTTGATGAATTCGAGAAAACACTACTCATCACATATAGTATGTATTTAAAAGAGAAGAAAAGAAAATATAAAAATAATCCATTCATAACAGCTAATTGGAAATATAATGAAATAGATGACTATTATGTATGTCCGAATAACAAAGAATTGCATTTCAAAAGTTATAGAAAAAGAAGAGACGGATATGGTTATCAGAGAGATTTCAAATTATATAAATGTGAAGATTGTGTTGGATGTCCTTTACGAAATGAATGTATGAATTACAGAACCAACCCAACTACAACAAAAAGCTTATATAAAAATCCAACTTGGGATTATTTTAAAGCATTCACAAATAAGCAGCTTTCAGATCCAAAAACGAAAGGCATCTACAAAAAACGAAAAATAGATGTCGAATCAGCATTTGGAAATCTGAAGGCTAATTTGGGTTTCCAAAGGTTATCAGTTCGCACTCAATCAAAGGTTGAATGCGAATTAGGAATCGCACTTATGGCAGTAAACATCAGAAAACTAGCCAGATAA
- a CDS encoding trypsin-like serine protease: protein MRKLNYIKIPLVLTGLYFVYPTQVAHANEVVETPQQNTTLHEYSQISQGKQAESEAATKPDDQTSYTDETQPSSIANKQQATADTYEAQAVEEDDSEDADETEESTDEPEENFTYDTSKDPNFDADGDLIDKRRKLTGDEVKHDTALVHTDNANYTGQIESLKGGDGTGAVIGKNLVLTAGHVLYNNNTPRDYMTGGYVIPGKDGDKEPYGRFKIKAMHVPEQYEETPWRKYDMGIIELEPNEKGQSIGDLIPPYRIKQFDRSMIGQKVYSQGYPADKNPVTQNQWHADGKIIQVQEQGTIEYSMHNSEGQSGGPVLLDKTREIIAVHTYGTRGNEYGTLGTPITSELYDWITSFIEKEPQSKPEEATPQDGASETVNPAPEQDETQSSEVQDESSEMENSSKKDMRTNDDKVLKDKPEENHVEQSVMSPVSSHTGHRVSETPINVANSDVKPVTTGMTPQFNPVSVQAVHVSNMENSQDTAVADNMKHQGQTMKKQLPQTGEMHTNRSFIAGFFLTVLGVMLLRFRRKVKGL, encoded by the coding sequence ATGCGTAAATTAAATTACATAAAGATTCCACTTGTTTTAACAGGTTTATATTTTGTATACCCGACACAAGTAGCACATGCCAATGAAGTGGTAGAAACACCACAACAAAACACGACGCTTCATGAATATAGTCAAATATCACAAGGGAAGCAAGCAGAAAGTGAAGCGGCAACAAAACCAGATGATCAAACATCTTACACTGATGAAACACAACCATCATCAATAGCAAACAAACAACAAGCGACTGCAGATACATATGAAGCACAAGCGGTTGAAGAAGATGATTCAGAAGATGCTGATGAGACTGAAGAAAGCACAGATGAACCGGAAGAGAACTTTACATATGATACGTCAAAAGACCCGAACTTTGATGCAGATGGTGATCTGATTGATAAGCGTCGAAAGTTGACGGGAGATGAGGTCAAGCATGATACAGCCCTCGTACATACGGATAATGCAAATTATACGGGGCAAATAGAAAGCCTTAAAGGTGGCGATGGGACTGGTGCTGTTATCGGCAAAAATTTAGTGTTAACCGCTGGACATGTGCTGTATAACAATAATACACCACGAGATTATATGACAGGTGGTTATGTGATACCAGGTAAAGACGGTGATAAAGAACCTTATGGTCGATTTAAAATTAAGGCCATGCATGTACCTGAACAATATGAAGAAACGCCTTGGCGCAAGTATGATATGGGTATTATTGAGTTGGAGCCGAATGAAAAAGGGCAATCCATTGGTGATTTAATTCCACCCTATCGTATTAAACAATTCGATCGAAGCATGATTGGACAAAAAGTATACAGTCAAGGCTACCCAGCAGACAAAAATCCTGTAACACAAAATCAATGGCATGCAGATGGGAAAATTATTCAAGTTCAAGAACAAGGGACGATTGAATATTCGATGCATAATTCAGAAGGGCAATCGGGAGGACCGGTGTTATTAGATAAGACACGTGAGATCATTGCGGTACATACGTATGGTACACGTGGAAATGAGTATGGCACGTTAGGAACGCCGATTACGTCTGAACTGTATGATTGGATTACAAGCTTTATAGAGAAAGAGCCGCAAAGTAAGCCAGAAGAAGCGACGCCACAAGATGGTGCGTCTGAGACGGTGAATCCCGCTCCAGAGCAAGATGAAACACAATCATCTGAAGTACAAGATGAGTCATCAGAGATGGAAAATTCATCTAAAAAAGATATGCGTACGAATGATGACAAAGTACTGAAAGATAAGCCAGAAGAAAATCATGTTGAGCAGTCTGTAATGTCGCCTGTTTCTTCTCATACTGGGCATAGAGTATCTGAGACGCCTATTAATGTTGCGAACTCTGATGTGAAGCCAGTGACAACTGGTATGACACCACAGTTTAATCCTGTTTCTGTGCAAGCAGTACATGTATCAAATATGGAAAATTCACAAGACACAGCAGTGGCTGATAATATGAAACATCAAGGTCAAACGATGAAAAAACAGTTACCACAAACGGGTGAGATGCATACGAACCGCTCTTTCATAGCTGGATTTTTCTTAACGGTTCTAGGTGTGATGTTATTAAGATTTAGAAGAAAAGTGAAAGGCTTATAA
- a CDS encoding oxidoreductase, producing MLNIAVIGAGAVGTSIAMLLQPAMPVTLLGRQPDIRIYHDRETQMETTVNVHALDTHQAIFDVIFIAVKTHQLATVTPHLSRITHTNTRIILAQNGYGQLDSLTHYHAYQGVVYISGEKKGQHVTHFRDRRIHVQHDTCTEQLAQQLVHTKLELVLEDDIEHTIWYKLLVNLGINTVTALTQDTARILKHPDIYKLCRQLLLEGLSVAKACGVTFPETTVADIMQIYTGYPDEMGTSMYYDVKNKQPLEVEAIQGYIYRQSQLHKLHTPVLERAYHNLKQLDTITP from the coding sequence ATGTTAAATATTGCTGTCATTGGAGCAGGCGCTGTTGGTACTTCGATTGCCATGTTGCTACAACCGGCCATGCCTGTCACATTGCTCGGACGCCAACCAGACATTCGTATTTACCATGACCGAGAAACACAAATGGAAACAACAGTTAATGTACACGCACTTGACACACATCAAGCAATTTTTGATGTCATTTTTATCGCAGTAAAAACGCATCAGCTCGCAACTGTGACACCACATTTATCACGCATCACACACACAAACACACGTATCATCTTAGCGCAGAATGGATATGGACAACTTGATTCTTTAACACACTACCATGCATACCAAGGTGTCGTTTATATCAGCGGTGAAAAGAAAGGGCAACACGTCACGCATTTTCGAGACCGACGTATCCATGTTCAACATGACACATGTACTGAACAACTTGCACAACAACTGGTACACACCAAGTTAGAACTTGTACTTGAAGATGATATAGAACATACAATTTGGTATAAGTTACTCGTCAATTTAGGCATTAATACAGTGACGGCACTTACACAAGATACCGCTCGTATACTCAAGCATCCAGACATCTATAAGTTGTGCCGTCAACTTCTTCTAGAAGGGCTTAGCGTTGCGAAAGCATGCGGCGTAACATTCCCAGAAACGACCGTAGCGGATATTATGCAGATATACACTGGGTACCCGGATGAGATGGGAACAAGTATGTACTATGATGTAAAAAATAAACAACCTTTAGAAGTGGAGGCGATACAAGGCTATATTTATCGTCAGTCACAACTTCACAAACTTCACACTCCTGTACTTGAGCGCGCTTATCATAACTTAAAACAATTAGATACCATAACACCATAA